A genomic region of Aeropyrum pernix K1 contains the following coding sequences:
- a CDS encoding DUF1947 domain-containing protein has translation MARLEARALSKKERRSLLERLKPYYTRIPFSEKADLRLVKARTDSGEYEIITVDGVPCLFEWSDGRIYPTLQCLKAFGVDWLKGVVLVDKGAAIALAKGAHLMIPGVVGVEGSFTRGDVVAALYHETRTPVMVGVAEVDSSALEKLYREKARGRAVRRVHRLGDALWELAQEVGKRLS, from the coding sequence TTGGCGAGGCTGGAGGCGAGGGCGCTGTCGAAGAAGGAGAGGCGTAGCCTCCTGGAGAGGCTCAAACCCTACTATACACGGATTCCTTTCAGCGAGAAGGCTGATCTGCGGCTGGTTAAGGCGAGGACGGACTCCGGCGAGTACGAGATAATAACAGTGGATGGTGTGCCATGCCTTTTCGAGTGGAGCGACGGCAGGATATACCCCACGCTCCAGTGTCTCAAGGCCTTCGGCGTGGATTGGCTGAAGGGCGTTGTACTCGTAGATAAGGGCGCGGCGATAGCTCTAGCCAAGGGCGCCCACCTTATGATCCCGGGCGTCGTCGGCGTGGAGGGCAGCTTCACGCGGGGCGACGTAGTGGCCGCGCTATACCACGAGACCAGAACGCCTGTTATGGTTGGCGTAGCCGAGGTTGACAGCAGCGCGTTGGAGAAGCTCTATAGGGAGAAAGCTAGGGGTAGGGCTGTTAGGAGGGTGCACAGGCTGGGGGATGCTCTCTGGGAGCTGGCGCAGGAGGTTGGGAAGAGGCTCTCGTAG
- a CDS encoding LSm family protein, with protein MSGPITLPTLRMMLDYVDTPVLVKLKSGLRIKGVLKTYDQHLNIILGDAEEIGETSIRRLGLTLVRGDSVVVITPAA; from the coding sequence GTGAGCGGGCCGATAACTCTGCCCACGCTGAGGATGATGCTGGACTATGTGGACACGCCCGTGCTAGTCAAGCTTAAGAGCGGGCTCAGGATAAAGGGTGTCCTGAAGACCTATGATCAGCACCTTAACATAATACTCGGCGATGCAGAAGAGATAGGGGAGACCTCCATCAGGAGGCTAGGGCTGACTCTGGTGAGGGGGGATAGCGTAGTAGTGATAACCCCTGCCGCTTGA
- a CDS encoding 50S ribosomal protein L37e yields MGKGTPSMGKHGRSKTHIVCRRCGRRSYNVAKGYCAACGFGRSRRMRRYSWQNKKWNRVRVV; encoded by the coding sequence ATGGGTAAGGGAACGCCGAGCATGGGCAAACACGGGAGGAGCAAGACCCACATAGTGTGCAGGAGGTGCGGCAGGAGGTCCTACAATGTTGCCAAGGGTTACTGCGCAGCCTGCGGCTTCGGGAGAAGCAGGAGGATGAGGAGGTATAGCTGGCAGAACAAGAAGTGGAATAGAGTACGCGTGGTATAG
- a CDS encoding aminopeptidase P family protein — translation MEARYDLNRRKLLAAAEEAGFDSLVIAGEANLVYALGYGNPAGVLVLSGKCGSTLVVPLLDYERALRSVDTDVEVKAFYRGGESGIEPDIPKSDLISSENMAEAAKRVLEGCSSPAVDFKWLRWETATALSNALDNPGDGSQLISQVRSVKEEWEIGLIAEAARIAEAALRRGIEELREGVSEREVAGAVVDVIMKSGGWGPSFPVIVAFGGNTALPHHHTGDARLPHASPVLFDLGSVYKGYMSDMTRSLWRGPGGAEYRRLEELVAEAQAEAIDSVAPGVEAWEVDKAARLRLSKEGFSKYFIHGTGHGVGVEIHENPYLRPGSSEELKPGMVVTIEPGVYLPGMYGVRIEDMVLVTKRGRKLLTSFARIL, via the coding sequence TTGGAGGCCAGGTACGATCTCAACAGGCGTAAGCTCCTGGCGGCTGCCGAGGAGGCCGGCTTCGACTCCCTTGTGATTGCTGGAGAGGCTAACCTGGTTTATGCCCTGGGCTATGGAAACCCCGCTGGCGTCCTCGTCCTCAGCGGCAAGTGCGGCTCCACCCTAGTGGTACCCCTGCTCGATTACGAGAGGGCTCTCAGGAGCGTCGACACTGACGTGGAGGTTAAGGCCTTCTACAGGGGGGGCGAGTCGGGTATAGAGCCTGATATACCTAAGTCTGACCTCATAAGCTCCGAGAACATGGCGGAGGCGGCGAAGAGGGTTCTAGAGGGCTGCAGCAGCCCTGCCGTCGACTTTAAGTGGCTGAGATGGGAGACGGCCACGGCACTATCAAACGCCCTAGATAACCCTGGGGACGGGTCGCAGCTCATCTCCCAGGTGAGGTCTGTGAAGGAGGAGTGGGAGATAGGCTTGATAGCGGAGGCTGCCAGGATAGCCGAGGCCGCCCTCAGGAGGGGGATTGAGGAGCTTAGGGAGGGTGTCTCGGAGAGGGAGGTCGCGGGGGCCGTTGTAGATGTTATTATGAAGAGCGGAGGCTGGGGCCCCTCCTTCCCAGTGATAGTAGCCTTCGGCGGCAACACGGCGCTGCCGCACCATCACACAGGCGACGCCAGGCTGCCCCACGCCTCGCCAGTACTCTTCGACCTGGGCAGCGTCTACAAGGGGTACATGAGCGACATGACCAGGAGCCTCTGGCGCGGCCCTGGAGGAGCGGAGTATAGGAGGCTTGAAGAGCTAGTGGCGGAGGCCCAGGCAGAGGCTATAGACTCTGTGGCACCGGGTGTGGAGGCGTGGGAGGTAGACAAGGCTGCCAGGCTCAGGCTATCAAAGGAGGGGTTCTCCAAATACTTCATACACGGCACGGGCCACGGAGTCGGGGTGGAGATACATGAGAACCCCTACCTGCGGCCGGGGAGCAGCGAGGAGCTGAAGCCCGGTATGGTAGTCACGATAGAGCCGGGGGTCTACCTGCCCGGGATGTATGGCGTCAGGATAGAGGATATGGTGCTAGTCACAAAGCGGGGCCGAAAGCTCCTCACAAGCTTCGCCAGAATACTCTAG
- a CDS encoding acetamidase/formamidase family protein yields the protein MVTRITINRGKRCVDEADRCHNRWHPDIEPAAEVDPGDIVVIETRDALDGQITANPGVDDVASADLNVVHPLTGPVYVRGAKPGDLLVVEVLDIKAEPFGFTVAIPGFGFLRDLFDKPYKIRWRIEGGYAFSEDLPNVRIPGDPFLGVMGVAPSKELLKEIKEREDRLLKRGGFVLPPTPEGAVPPREPVASEGLRTIPPRENGGNLDVRHFSPGSKIYFPVFVEGALFSVGDAHYAQGDGEVCGTAIEMGATATLRFGVISEGAKKYGIRFPIFKPSESSVRRFTHSKHVAVTGVGVIDSLNESENATLSAKHALLNLINLLEKAGYTREQAYLLASVAADLRLSQLVDVPNFTVTAFLPLDIFIEPPEVLKKLAE from the coding sequence GTGGTAACAAGGATAACTATAAATAGGGGCAAGAGATGCGTGGACGAGGCCGACAGGTGCCATAACAGGTGGCACCCGGACATAGAGCCTGCGGCCGAGGTGGACCCGGGAGATATAGTTGTTATCGAAACCAGGGATGCCCTGGACGGGCAGATAACGGCCAACCCGGGAGTGGACGACGTAGCCAGTGCAGATCTCAATGTAGTCCACCCCCTCACCGGGCCGGTCTATGTGAGGGGTGCTAAGCCTGGCGACCTCCTGGTCGTCGAGGTCCTCGACATAAAGGCCGAGCCATTCGGATTCACTGTGGCAATACCGGGCTTCGGCTTCCTGAGAGACCTGTTCGACAAGCCATATAAGATAAGGTGGAGAATAGAGGGTGGCTACGCCTTCTCCGAGGACCTCCCCAACGTGAGGATACCGGGGGACCCATTCCTGGGCGTCATGGGCGTCGCCCCATCGAAAGAGCTTCTAAAGGAGATTAAGGAGAGGGAGGACCGCCTCCTCAAGCGCGGCGGCTTCGTCCTACCACCTACACCCGAGGGCGCTGTACCCCCGAGAGAGCCGGTGGCTTCCGAGGGCCTCAGAACCATACCCCCCAGGGAGAACGGAGGAAACCTCGATGTGAGGCACTTCTCCCCAGGCTCCAAAATCTACTTCCCCGTGTTCGTCGAGGGGGCGCTATTCTCGGTGGGCGACGCCCACTATGCCCAGGGCGACGGCGAGGTGTGCGGCACAGCCATAGAGATGGGGGCCACGGCTACCCTAAGGTTCGGGGTCATAAGCGAGGGGGCTAAGAAGTACGGCATAAGATTCCCCATATTCAAGCCCTCAGAATCCTCCGTCCGGAGATTCACCCACTCTAAGCACGTGGCAGTGACGGGCGTGGGTGTAATAGATAGTCTAAACGAGTCGGAGAATGCAACCCTCTCGGCAAAACACGCCCTGCTGAACCTGATTAACCTGCTGGAGAAGGCGGGGTACACGAGGGAGCAGGCGTACCTGCTGGCGAGCGTGGCGGCCGATCTCAGGCTCAGCCAGCTGGTTGACGTCCCCAACTTCACCGTCACGGCGTTCCTCCCGCTAGACATATTTATAGAGCCGCCTGAGGTGCTGAAGAAGCTAGCAGAGTAG
- a CDS encoding metal ABC transporter solute-binding protein, Zn/Mn family — MSNKVGSGVARRVVYIAVTAVVLIAVAAGIAFLQLGWEEGGSAGLLVVVTFPGLKSDVELIACSGDRVIEIYNPGVDPHEAQLDPRAARMVAEADIVVTGGHTPADLKAAELASGTVVDVTRIPGIEILETPDGSPNLHYPIYHPENYRLFLSRLAEAMQEKRPECDYIGNLRVALKKLEDLERLQGLLKGSEAVADHPAAQYPAHWLGAEVVLIIGGGEEWAPTVQELEKAERLLASGSVAFITVDDSGVPVSKAGEWLLREAERLGASVILVKAPYTEGSIIDKLSYIAVQIEEGIYG, encoded by the coding sequence GTGTCGAATAAAGTTGGGAGTGGCGTGGCTAGGAGAGTGGTGTACATAGCTGTTACTGCGGTAGTTCTGATTGCGGTAGCTGCCGGCATAGCGTTTCTCCAGCTGGGCTGGGAAGAGGGTGGTAGTGCTGGCCTGCTTGTCGTTGTCACCTTCCCCGGGCTTAAGAGCGATGTGGAGCTCATAGCCTGCAGCGGCGACAGGGTTATCGAGATCTATAATCCCGGCGTGGACCCGCACGAGGCTCAGCTAGACCCTAGGGCAGCCAGGATGGTGGCTGAAGCTGACATTGTGGTGACAGGAGGCCATACCCCCGCCGATCTGAAGGCGGCTGAGCTAGCCTCGGGCACAGTGGTAGATGTCACGAGGATACCGGGTATAGAAATATTGGAGACGCCTGACGGCAGCCCCAACCTACACTACCCCATATACCACCCAGAGAACTACAGGCTGTTCCTCAGCAGGCTGGCCGAGGCTATGCAGGAGAAGAGGCCTGAGTGCGACTATATCGGGAACCTGAGAGTAGCGCTGAAGAAGCTTGAAGATCTAGAAAGGCTTCAGGGCCTGCTAAAAGGCTCGGAGGCCGTCGCCGACCACCCCGCAGCCCAGTATCCCGCACACTGGCTTGGCGCTGAGGTTGTTCTCATAATCGGCGGGGGTGAGGAGTGGGCTCCCACCGTGCAGGAGCTTGAGAAGGCTGAGCGGCTTTTGGCCAGCGGCTCTGTGGCTTTCATAACTGTCGACGATAGTGGCGTGCCTGTGTCGAAAGCGGGAGAATGGCTGCTTAGGGAGGCTGAGAGGCTGGGTGCCAGCGTTATCCTCGTGAAAGCGCCATACACAGAGGGGAGTATCATAGACAAGCTGAGCTATATAGCGGTCCAGATCGAGGAGGGCATATACGGTTGA
- a CDS encoding metal ABC transporter ATP-binding protein, whose product MRVRVEDLTVAYNGEPVLSGVNLEFRGPGLVQIIGPNGAGKTTFLKAILGLIKPARGRVFLDGFEATGRPEMVGRYAGYVPQNPSAPKLSPMTVREFVETSLRLRGVTRARERAVEVLHTLGIRGEVLESRLWELSMGMLQRVFIARAIAPDPKMLVMDEPLASVDPAGRMEIARIIAGLARERLVLMTSHDPSLLLGHTDIIVVINRDLIASGPPEEVYREDVLRRVYGESVARGLVLAGEGGAHG is encoded by the coding sequence TTGAGGGTCAGGGTTGAGGACCTCACAGTAGCCTACAATGGCGAGCCGGTGCTCTCGGGAGTTAACCTCGAATTCAGGGGGCCTGGGCTAGTCCAGATAATAGGGCCCAACGGGGCCGGGAAGACCACTTTCCTAAAAGCTATCCTAGGCCTCATAAAGCCGGCTAGAGGTAGGGTGTTTCTTGACGGCTTTGAAGCTACCGGGAGGCCTGAAATGGTGGGCCGGTACGCCGGGTACGTCCCCCAGAACCCCTCCGCCCCCAAGCTCTCGCCCATGACTGTGAGGGAGTTTGTCGAGACTAGCCTCAGGCTCCGCGGTGTAACGAGGGCTAGGGAGAGGGCTGTCGAGGTCCTCCACACACTGGGGATACGTGGTGAGGTCCTCGAATCCAGGCTATGGGAGCTGAGTATGGGCATGCTGCAGAGGGTGTTCATAGCTAGGGCCATAGCCCCCGATCCTAAGATGCTAGTCATGGATGAACCCCTGGCCAGTGTTGACCCTGCGGGGAGGATGGAGATCGCGAGAATCATAGCAGGCCTAGCCAGGGAGAGGCTGGTTTTGATGACTAGCCATGACCCGAGCCTCCTTCTGGGCCATACCGACATCATAGTGGTTATAAATAGAGATCTCATAGCCTCGGGGCCGCCTGAGGAGGTGTATAGGGAGGATGTGCTCAGGAGAGTGTACGGCGAAAGCGTTGCCCGCGGCCTCGTTCTAGCCGGTGAGGGGGGTGCGCACGGGTGA
- a CDS encoding metal ABC transporter permease, producing MTPKPEHIAGAAAILLLVLGLALYPSEWVFAVAGAGLAYGSLSPTLYSRRLLFLAGAAPHSALAAASLGAVAAALTGVGGAWISLALGLTLIYAAGYSIYRGVDPDTAAALLAGFTASLGIAGLYLAGRTGASISTLVIGDPLLASRTEALAVLALGVLFLATLLLLGDRIAYIGVDREDAMLSGTRVWAYDLLLYTMIALSTVGLITVVGFILEHVLLLIPGALILPLTRGSRTAALAGGLAGSAAGVGGLILGGLTGIPPAAASGLILMLTYLVVLLHSGVWRSG from the coding sequence GTGACGCCTAAGCCCGAGCACATAGCTGGGGCGGCGGCCATACTTCTGCTAGTGTTGGGGCTCGCCCTCTACCCTTCGGAGTGGGTTTTCGCAGTGGCGGGGGCAGGCCTAGCCTACGGGTCCCTGAGCCCCACGCTCTACTCGCGCCGCCTCCTTTTCCTGGCTGGCGCCGCCCCCCATTCTGCCCTTGCAGCCGCTAGCCTAGGAGCCGTCGCAGCCGCGCTGACCGGCGTGGGCGGCGCCTGGATAAGCCTTGCCCTAGGCCTGACGCTAATCTACGCGGCCGGCTACTCCATCTACAGGGGCGTCGACCCCGACACGGCGGCAGCCCTCCTAGCGGGGTTCACAGCCAGCCTCGGCATAGCCGGCCTCTACCTCGCAGGAAGGACGGGGGCTAGCATATCAACGCTAGTCATAGGCGACCCGCTGCTGGCCTCGAGAACGGAGGCCCTGGCTGTGCTCGCTCTAGGCGTCCTGTTCCTCGCCACCCTCCTTCTCCTCGGGGATAGGATAGCCTACATAGGGGTTGATAGGGAGGACGCAATGCTCTCCGGGACCCGGGTCTGGGCTTACGACCTCCTCCTCTACACCATGATAGCCCTCTCGACCGTGGGCCTCATAACCGTGGTGGGATTCATACTGGAGCACGTCCTCCTACTAATACCCGGAGCGCTGATACTACCCCTCACCAGGGGGTCCCGCACCGCAGCCCTGGCAGGAGGTCTCGCGGGCTCGGCCGCCGGCGTGGGCGGCCTGATACTAGGGGGTCTCACGGGGATACCACCGGCCGCGGCCTCAGGGCTAATACTCATGCTGACATACCTGGTCGTCCTACTACACAGCGGGGTGTGGAGGAGTGGCTAA
- a CDS encoding CopG family ribbon-helix-helix protein, translated as MAKRRFGVSIPEDLAQRLDEASRRLGVERSRLVEKAVEALLEDYRHLLTRHSCSGIIIVSCPPRGEAEIATAVEKFRDIVAARLHSHTTGRCIEAIIVEGDSMRIAMLHRQLESVGCGARYISMPLHP; from the coding sequence GTGGCTAAGCGGAGGTTCGGCGTAAGCATACCGGAAGACCTGGCGCAGAGGCTAGACGAGGCTAGCCGGAGGCTGGGCGTGGAGAGGAGCAGGCTGGTTGAGAAGGCGGTTGAGGCCCTCCTGGAAGACTACCGCCACCTCCTAACCCGGCACAGCTGCAGCGGCATCATAATAGTCTCCTGCCCTCCAAGGGGCGAGGCAGAGATCGCCACGGCTGTGGAAAAATTCAGGGACATAGTCGCTGCGAGGCTTCACAGCCACACAACCGGCAGATGCATAGAAGCTATAATAGTTGAGGGCGACAGCATGAGAATAGCCATGCTGCATAGGCAGCTGGAAAGCGTGGGATGCGGTGCAAGATACATATCCATGCCTCTACATCCGTGA
- a CDS encoding TIGR00269 family protein, whose translation MAPVVCDVCGVRRAVVLQRHTGRRLCRECFREDIVGRVRREVERWGMIGPGETVLLGLSGGKDSYVLLDALSEIVGPSRLVAVSIVEGIPGYNREGDIEKIRRVAAARGVDVIVTSIREYVGASLYEIYSRARGRGAGHAACTYCGISRRRILALYARLYGAHKVATAHNLDDEAQTAIVNFLRGDWVGMLKTHPLYRSGGEDLVPRIKPLRKVYEWETASYVVLHRYPIQEAECPFINMNPTLRARVRTALRVLEERSPGTLLRMMERLDEELRPLAQAMKPSSLGRCERCGEPTSPKRRLCKLCELLEEAGFQEPIYAIAGRGKRLRLQSPTASPG comes from the coding sequence TTGGCCCCCGTTGTCTGCGACGTCTGCGGTGTTAGGAGGGCTGTGGTGCTGCAGCGCCACACGGGAAGGCGGCTCTGCAGGGAGTGCTTTAGGGAGGATATAGTGGGGAGGGTCAGGAGGGAGGTTGAGAGGTGGGGGATGATAGGCCCTGGGGAGACGGTCCTCCTAGGCCTGAGCGGCGGTAAGGACAGCTATGTCCTGCTGGACGCCCTCTCCGAGATAGTCGGGCCCTCGAGGCTGGTGGCGGTGTCTATAGTGGAGGGCATACCGGGGTACAACAGGGAGGGAGATATCGAGAAGATCAGGAGGGTGGCCGCGGCTAGGGGCGTCGACGTGATAGTGACGAGCATAAGGGAGTACGTGGGGGCCAGCCTCTATGAGATATACTCCAGGGCCCGAGGGAGGGGGGCGGGCCACGCCGCCTGCACCTACTGCGGCATAAGCAGGAGGAGGATACTTGCCCTCTACGCCCGCCTCTACGGCGCCCACAAGGTCGCTACGGCCCACAACCTCGACGACGAGGCGCAGACAGCTATAGTGAACTTCCTCAGGGGGGACTGGGTTGGCATGCTGAAAACACACCCCCTCTACAGGAGCGGGGGCGAGGACCTGGTTCCAAGGATAAAGCCTCTTAGGAAAGTCTACGAGTGGGAGACGGCCAGCTACGTGGTACTCCACCGCTACCCCATCCAGGAGGCTGAATGCCCCTTCATAAACATGAACCCAACCCTCAGGGCGAGGGTGAGGACGGCCCTGAGGGTGCTAGAGGAGAGGAGCCCGGGCACCCTGCTCAGGATGATGGAGAGGCTCGACGAGGAGCTGAGGCCGCTGGCCCAGGCCATGAAGCCCTCCTCCCTAGGCAGGTGCGAGAGATGCGGGGAGCCGACCAGCCCGAAGAGGAGGCTCTGCAAGCTCTGCGAGCTCCTGGAGGAGGCCGGGTTCCAGGAGCCCATCTACGCGATCGCAGGGAGAGGCAAGAGATTAAGGCTTCAGAGCCCCACCGCTAGCCCTGGGTGA
- a CDS encoding 50S ribosomal protein L13e has translation MAKPKVSLPEDVEPPKAIVKKPRLVKLGPVDPGVRRGRGFSLGELAEAGLDAKKARKLGLHVDTRRRTVHPWNVEALKKYIERLREAGVEV, from the coding sequence ATGGCAAAGCCAAAGGTTAGCCTGCCGGAGGATGTGGAGCCCCCCAAGGCTATAGTCAAGAAGCCTAGGCTAGTGAAGCTAGGCCCCGTAGACCCGGGGGTCAGGAGGGGAAGGGGGTTCAGCCTAGGCGAGCTCGCGGAGGCTGGGCTAGACGCTAAAAAGGCGAGGAAGCTTGGCCTGCACGTGGACACGAGGAGGAGGACGGTCCACCCGTGGAACGTGGAGGCCCTCAAGAAGTATATAGAGAGGCTTAGAGAGGCGGGCGTAGAGGTCTAG
- a CDS encoding Clp1/GlmU family protein: MEIAWGSALVRGPGRIEVVEGAAEVLGGRLGEGSTLVVPAGRSVLARVEGRAIVSGVVSTGGVEEAYNRFDSIAREASQRGRVAIVGPSDSGKSTLAAWIVNRGGGGYRLLSADIGQNEVFAPGFMALASPQGVAVPGLDDSFSSVEPCFVGGFTPRGSESRYLACASRLASLASQVVVDTDGWISLWEGLESKAALAIASRARLVVAVGIASRRARLLERVWGLDTLSVERLAGEAGKSRGERALHRERLIALRTSGGRERRVRPGEAEIVGAPIFRGEPLAHEALKALHPAALYGESVDGDIVVVARRGGRVGVGSGLRVLREGWERGLIAAVHAGGVIHVGVVTRASYREPSLSVYTRAEGDIEVLEVGRARVDVDSIMGRAKW; this comes from the coding sequence GTGGAGATTGCATGGGGCTCGGCGCTAGTCCGCGGCCCGGGGAGGATAGAGGTTGTAGAGGGTGCTGCAGAGGTTTTGGGTGGAAGGCTGGGGGAGGGCTCTACTCTAGTGGTCCCTGCAGGCAGGTCGGTGCTCGCCAGGGTTGAGGGGAGGGCTATTGTGTCCGGTGTAGTCTCCACAGGGGGCGTGGAGGAGGCTTACAACAGGTTCGACTCCATAGCCAGGGAGGCCTCTCAGCGGGGCAGGGTGGCTATTGTGGGGCCGAGCGACTCCGGTAAGAGCACACTAGCGGCTTGGATAGTTAACAGGGGCGGTGGTGGGTATAGACTGCTGTCGGCGGATATAGGCCAGAACGAGGTCTTCGCCCCGGGGTTTATGGCGCTGGCGTCTCCACAGGGCGTGGCCGTCCCGGGCCTAGACGACTCGTTCTCGAGTGTCGAGCCGTGTTTCGTCGGCGGCTTCACCCCCCGGGGGTCGGAGTCCCGCTACCTCGCCTGCGCATCTAGATTGGCCTCACTGGCCAGCCAGGTGGTAGTGGATACAGATGGCTGGATATCACTGTGGGAGGGGCTCGAGTCTAAGGCAGCCCTCGCCATAGCCTCTAGAGCAAGGCTTGTAGTCGCGGTGGGCATAGCCAGCCGACGGGCCAGGCTGCTCGAGAGGGTGTGGGGGCTTGACACTCTGTCTGTGGAGAGGCTGGCTGGAGAGGCGGGCAAGAGCCGGGGGGAGAGGGCTCTTCATAGGGAGAGGCTGATAGCCCTTAGGACCTCGGGAGGGAGGGAGAGGAGGGTCAGGCCCGGCGAGGCCGAGATAGTTGGCGCGCCGATATTCCGGGGGGAGCCTCTGGCCCACGAGGCCCTCAAGGCCCTACACCCAGCCGCCCTCTATGGTGAGAGTGTTGACGGGGACATAGTGGTTGTGGCGAGGAGGGGCGGTAGGGTCGGAGTAGGCTCCGGGCTCCGCGTCCTCCGGGAGGGCTGGGAGAGGGGGCTTATAGCCGCCGTACACGCGGGAGGGGTGATTCACGTGGGGGTGGTGACCAGGGCCTCCTACAGGGAGCCGTCTTTGAGCGTGTACACCAGGGCTGAGGGGGATATTGAGGTCCTGGAGGTGGGGAGGGCCAGGGTGGATGTGGATAGTATAATGGGGAGGGCGAAGTGGTAG
- a CDS encoding MFS transporter, whose protein sequence is MKALRGSAAKLSLSLLLFWASYSIYYTITRRAVEEGLGEGSYLLGVLMSGAEEAPLAASIVLGYLADRLGYRLPLALGLFEAGLVAAMAFTPLETYPILAGAASLVYALSYSALMGLVLGESGGSGFRYSVIAAFGSLGWALGGLAGGAAYSRLGSLGLLVAAALMAASYLVALSASPPRGGAAPSVGETITALKGVLPLFASLSTSWAALGFFFGAASIRLSEALESPIAYGLVLTTVPALLGFLARPAAGRLVDKAGAVAVLALSNAAYSLLALVFGLPTSPALLALAWSLPLYPFRDAAAAIAVSSRLERRLQATAAGLLSASESVGGAATLALALLLDGGFREMMTASIALMLLSTLLLAADHSTAPRREPCPRRRQGPAL, encoded by the coding sequence ATGAAGGCCTTGAGAGGCTCTGCCGCCAAGCTATCCCTATCCCTGCTGCTCTTTTGGGCTAGCTACTCGATCTACTACACTATAACGAGGCGTGCTGTAGAGGAGGGCCTAGGAGAGGGATCCTACCTCCTGGGCGTCTTGATGTCGGGGGCTGAGGAGGCGCCGCTCGCGGCGTCAATAGTCCTTGGCTACCTGGCGGACAGGCTAGGCTACCGCTTACCCCTGGCCCTGGGCCTGTTTGAGGCTGGGCTGGTCGCTGCAATGGCCTTCACCCCCCTAGAGACCTACCCCATACTGGCTGGGGCTGCGTCGCTAGTCTACGCCCTCTCATACTCCGCCCTAATGGGCCTCGTCCTGGGTGAGAGCGGGGGGAGCGGCTTCAGGTACAGTGTTATAGCAGCCTTCGGCAGCCTTGGCTGGGCTCTCGGCGGGTTGGCGGGGGGAGCGGCTTACTCCCGCCTGGGGTCACTGGGGCTCCTAGTGGCCGCAGCCCTCATGGCCGCCTCATACCTAGTCGCCCTCTCAGCCTCGCCCCCCCGCGGCGGCGCGGCGCCCAGTGTGGGGGAGACGATAACCGCTCTGAAGGGGGTTCTGCCCCTATTTGCAAGCCTCTCAACCAGCTGGGCGGCCTTGGGCTTCTTCTTCGGGGCTGCCAGCATAAGGCTTAGCGAGGCGCTCGAGAGCCCTATCGCCTACGGGCTAGTGCTGACCACCGTCCCCGCACTCCTAGGCTTCCTGGCGAGGCCTGCGGCGGGCAGGCTGGTCGACAAGGCCGGGGCTGTGGCAGTGCTTGCGTTGTCCAACGCGGCATACTCCCTTCTCGCCCTAGTTTTCGGCCTGCCCACCAGTCCGGCCCTGCTGGCCCTTGCATGGAGCCTGCCCCTATACCCCTTTAGGGATGCCGCCGCGGCCATCGCAGTTAGCAGCAGGCTTGAGAGGAGGCTGCAGGCGACGGCCGCGGGGCTGCTCTCAGCGAGCGAGAGCGTCGGCGGCGCTGCAACCCTTGCCCTGGCACTGCTCCTGGATGGGGGGTTTAGGGAGATGATGACGGCTTCAATAGCCCTTATGCTCCTCTCCACCCTACTCCTGGCCGCAGACCACTCTACGGCTCCACGCCGAGAGCCCTGTCCCCGGCGTCGCCAAGGCCCGGCACTATGA
- the upp gene encoding uracil phosphoribosyltransferase: MAILEFNPLKLRSLNHYLEVPMVAAVRVIGGETPLARYVLKVLRDRTTGFPEFRRYVRIAGSILAVYIAGELGWVEEEVETPLGAKAKELAPAGPVYLVGILGASLPMVEGFASMMPEARIALVAARRVEEPGRLKIEVYYSRLPRMFDGPAVVLDPMLATGKTVAEAVRLARDRGASKVVIGSIIASRQGVEYISSLYGDTPIYTLALDPELDENYFIVPGLGDAGDRALGVEP, translated from the coding sequence GTGGCCATCCTGGAGTTTAACCCTCTTAAGCTCCGGAGCCTCAACCACTACCTAGAGGTTCCCATGGTGGCGGCAGTTAGGGTTATTGGGGGCGAAACACCCCTAGCGCGCTACGTCCTCAAGGTTCTCAGGGACCGGACAACCGGGTTCCCGGAGTTTAGGAGGTACGTCAGGATAGCGGGCTCCATACTGGCGGTGTACATTGCGGGCGAGCTCGGGTGGGTGGAGGAGGAGGTGGAGACCCCCCTGGGGGCTAAGGCCAAGGAGCTGGCGCCAGCGGGGCCCGTCTACCTCGTAGGGATACTCGGGGCTAGCCTCCCCATGGTAGAGGGTTTCGCCTCGATGATGCCGGAGGCGAGGATAGCCCTCGTAGCAGCCAGGAGGGTCGAGGAGCCGGGCAGGCTCAAGATAGAGGTCTACTACTCCAGGCTACCCCGCATGTTCGACGGCCCCGCCGTCGTTCTAGACCCGATGCTGGCCACGGGCAAGACTGTGGCGGAGGCCGTGAGGCTGGCCAGAGACAGGGGGGCCAGCAAGGTCGTTATAGGCTCTATAATAGCGTCCAGGCAGGGCGTCGAGTACATATCATCCCTCTACGGCGACACCCCCATATACACGCTAGCCCTAGACCCCGAGCTGGACGAGAACTACTTCATAGTGCCGGGCCTTGGCGACGCCGGGGACAGGGCTCTCGGCGTGGAGCCGTAG